A single Desulfomonile tiedjei DNA region contains:
- the msrA gene encoding peptide-methionine (S)-S-oxide reductase MsrA, with product MKAVGIEAIPAIDASAPARTETATFALGUFWGPDSQFGSMKGVVRTRVGYSGGTKKNPSYHALGDHTETIEIDYDPAQISYEDLLNVFWRSHNPTEQAWSKQYMAAVFYHDEEQKRIAIQTRDREQARKGRKINTQIIPFTEFYLAEAYHQKYSLRRHGELMKQFDAIYPNPNDFVNSTAAARLNGLLGGHGKVESLEAELNGLGLSRELSDRLLEIVKNGRKGFGLFQ from the coding sequence ATGAAAGCAGTTGGAATTGAAGCGATACCGGCCATTGACGCTTCTGCGCCGGCAAGGACGGAAACCGCGACCTTCGCCTTGGGCTGATTTTGGGGCCCTGATTCCCAGTTTGGGAGCATGAAAGGCGTGGTTCGGACTCGCGTGGGATACTCGGGAGGCACGAAGAAAAACCCTTCGTATCATGCCCTGGGTGATCACACCGAGACCATAGAAATCGACTACGACCCTGCGCAGATCTCGTACGAAGACCTGTTGAATGTGTTTTGGCGAAGCCACAATCCAACGGAGCAGGCTTGGTCAAAACAATACATGGCGGCTGTTTTCTATCACGACGAAGAACAAAAGAGGATCGCTATTCAAACAAGGGACCGTGAGCAGGCACGCAAAGGGCGAAAGATAAACACTCAAATTATTCCTTTTACGGAGTTTTATCTGGCTGAGGCGTACCATCAAAAATATAGCCTCAGAAGGCACGGGGAATTGATGAAGCAGTTCGACGCGATTTATCCTAATCCCAACGATTTCGTCAACTCTACCGCGGCCGCGCGGCTGAACGGATTACTCGGGGGACACGGCAAGGTTGAGTCGCTGGAAGCGGAATTGAACGGTCTTGGCCTGTCTCGGGAATTAAGTGACAGGCTCCTGGAAATAGTTAAGAATGGCCGCAAGGGTTTCGGGTTATTCCAGTAG